A genome region from Nitrospinota bacterium includes the following:
- the glk gene encoding glucokinase, giving the protein MILVADIGGTKVNLAVFRQANDHLEQVGEARFESQKYSGLEDILDEFCQKEHPQIERAAFGIAGPVKDGKCEVTNLPWVVDVQNLKKQLGLESVWLINDLAAMACAVPFLPDPELEVLQEGREVEGGRVAILAAGTGLGEAFLIPDGTGRYLLIDSEGGHCDFAPRAELEMELLDFLNQKLGRTSIERVLSGPGLHNIYQFLVKCHAFEEPSWLTQEFQNGDPGEVITQNGLQGKSPACAKALEMLVSIYGAVAGDLGLQLLTRGGIYIGGGIAPKILPLIKSGLFMESFYSKGRFKPFMREIPVKVILNEKASLLGLAHYALGAKFVR; this is encoded by the coding sequence ATGATTCTGGTTGCAGATATCGGAGGAACCAAGGTCAATCTGGCAGTGTTTCGGCAGGCAAACGACCACCTCGAACAGGTGGGTGAAGCCAGGTTTGAAAGCCAAAAATATTCCGGTCTGGAAGATATCCTGGACGAATTTTGTCAAAAAGAACATCCGCAAATAGAGCGGGCCGCTTTTGGCATCGCAGGACCCGTTAAAGACGGCAAGTGTGAAGTCACCAACCTTCCCTGGGTCGTGGATGTCCAAAATTTAAAAAAGCAATTGGGGTTGGAATCGGTCTGGCTGATCAACGATTTGGCGGCGATGGCCTGTGCGGTGCCTTTTTTGCCTGACCCCGAGTTGGAAGTGCTCCAGGAAGGCCGGGAAGTAGAAGGGGGGAGAGTGGCTATTTTAGCCGCTGGAACCGGCCTTGGAGAGGCATTTCTTATTCCGGATGGGACAGGGCGATATTTACTGATCGACTCGGAAGGAGGACACTGTGATTTTGCTCCCCGCGCGGAACTGGAAATGGAATTGCTGGATTTTTTGAACCAGAAATTGGGCCGCACCAGTATCGAACGGGTTTTATCCGGCCCAGGTCTCCATAATATCTATCAGTTTCTTGTAAAATGCCATGCGTTCGAGGAACCGTCCTGGCTGACTCAGGAATTCCAGAACGGCGATCCCGGAGAGGTCATCACTCAAAATGGTTTGCAGGGAAAATCCCCAGCCTGCGCAAAAGCTTTGGAAATGTTGGTTTCGATTTACGGAGCGGTAGCCGGTGACTTGGGGTTGCAGCTGTTGACTCGCGGGGGCATTTATATTGGCGGCGGGATAGCGCCAAAAATCCTGCCACTGATTAAGAGCGGTTTGTTTATGGAATCCTTTTATTCCAAAGGACGGTTCAAACCCTTCATGCGCGAAATTCCGGTCAAAGTGATATTAAATGAAAAAGCCTCTCTTTTGGGCCTGGCGCATTATGCTCTGGGAGCCAAATTCGTCCGTTGA